Proteins found in one Limnohabitans sp. TEGF004 genomic segment:
- a CDS encoding amino acid ABC transporter ATP-binding protein has translation MIELKNVSKWYGPVQVLNNCSTNIQKGEVVVVCGPSGSGKSTLIKTINALEPFQEGEIMVDGIAVHGKDTNLPKLRSRVGMVFQHFELFPHLSVTENLTIAQQKVLGRSEDEAHAHGLKYLERVGLMAHKDKFPGQLSGGQQQRVAIARALSMDPIVMLFDEPTSALDPEMVGEVLDVMVDLANEGMTMMCVTHEMGFARKVGSRVIFMDVGGKILEDCSKDEFFNHPENRQPRTKEFLNKILAH, from the coding sequence GTGATTGAATTAAAAAATGTTTCCAAGTGGTACGGCCCCGTTCAGGTGCTGAACAACTGTTCCACCAACATCCAAAAGGGAGAAGTGGTCGTGGTCTGTGGCCCTTCAGGCTCGGGCAAATCCACCCTCATCAAAACCATCAACGCCTTGGAGCCTTTCCAAGAAGGCGAGATCATGGTCGACGGCATTGCGGTGCACGGCAAAGACACCAACCTGCCCAAACTTCGCAGCCGCGTGGGCATGGTGTTTCAGCACTTCGAGTTGTTCCCGCATTTGTCGGTGACCGAGAACCTCACGATTGCTCAGCAAAAGGTCTTGGGCCGCAGCGAAGACGAAGCGCATGCACATGGTTTGAAATACCTAGAGCGCGTGGGCCTGATGGCGCACAAAGACAAGTTTCCAGGCCAACTCTCGGGCGGCCAACAACAACGCGTGGCCATTGCCCGTGCTTTGAGCATGGACCCCATCGTGATGTTGTTTGACGAACCCACCTCAGCACTCGATCCCGAGATGGTGGGCGAGGTGTTGGACGTGATGGTGGACTTGGCCAACGAAGGCATGACCATGATGTGCGTCACCCACGAAATGGGCTTCGCCCGCAAGGTGGGCAGCCGTGTGATCTTCATGGATGTGGGCGGCAAGATTTTGGAAGACTGCTCGAAGGATGAGTTCTTCAATCACCCAGAAAACCGTCAGCCACGAACCAAAGAGTTCTTGAACAAGATCTTGGCGCACTGA
- the pyrC gene encoding dihydroorotase produces the protein MTQQITITKPDDWHLHVRDGAALNTVVPHTAAEFGRAVIMPNLRPPVTTAAQALAYKERISAAVPQGMSFEPLMTLYLTDNLPADEIVRAKDAGVVAAKLYPAGATTNSDAGVTDMRKTYKTLEAMQKAGMLLLVHGEVTSSDIDLFDREAVFIDTQLIPLRKDFPELKIVFEHITTAEAAQYVAESDQYTGATITAHHLLYNRNAIFTGGIRPHYYCLPVLKRETHRQALVKAATSGSPKFFLGTDSAPHPAQLKEHATGCAGCYTAHAAMPMYAEAFENAGALDKLEGFASFHGADFYGLPRNTGTLTLRKESWTPPESFAFGEADLKPLRSGEALPWRVV, from the coding sequence ATGACGCAACAAATCACCATCACAAAACCCGACGACTGGCACCTGCACGTGCGCGATGGCGCTGCACTCAACACCGTGGTGCCCCACACCGCCGCCGAATTTGGCCGCGCTGTCATCATGCCTAACCTCAGGCCCCCCGTCACCACAGCGGCACAAGCCTTGGCCTACAAAGAGCGCATCTCGGCTGCCGTACCACAGGGCATGAGCTTTGAGCCATTGATGACGCTGTACCTCACCGACAACTTGCCCGCCGACGAAATCGTCCGCGCCAAAGACGCTGGCGTGGTCGCCGCCAAGCTCTACCCAGCAGGCGCCACCACCAACAGCGATGCGGGTGTGACCGACATGCGCAAGACCTACAAAACACTTGAAGCCATGCAAAAAGCAGGCATGTTGTTGTTGGTGCACGGTGAAGTCACCAGCAGCGACATCGACTTGTTTGACCGCGAAGCTGTCTTCATCGACACGCAGCTCATTCCGCTGCGCAAAGATTTCCCCGAACTCAAAATTGTGTTCGAGCACATCACCACCGCCGAGGCTGCGCAATACGTGGCCGAGAGCGATCAGTACACAGGCGCCACCATAACCGCGCACCACTTGCTGTACAACCGCAACGCCATCTTCACCGGCGGTATTCGCCCACATTACTACTGCTTACCTGTGTTGAAGCGCGAAACACATCGCCAAGCTTTGGTGAAAGCCGCCACCAGCGGTTCACCTAAGTTCTTCTTGGGCACCGACAGCGCGCCACATCCCGCACAGCTCAAAGAACACGCCACAGGTTGCGCCGGTTGCTACACCGCACACGCAGCCATGCCCATGTACGCCGAAGCGTTTGAGAACGCAGGTGCACTTGACAAACTCGAAGGCTTCGCCAGCTTCCACGGTGCAGACTTCTACGGCTTGCCACGCAACACCGGCACGCTCACGCTGCGCAAAGAAAGCTGGACACCGCCCGAGAGCTTTGCGTTTGGCGAAGCCGACTTGAAGCCCCTGCGCTCTGGCGAGGCATTGCCTTGGCGCGTGGTTTAA
- a CDS encoding DUF3025 domain-containing protein, with amino-acid sequence MNTTRAGLALGDAKEVTFVPQSALPEGQAYEDFIFKTGQVPTRDGLHDFFNGLCWHRFPLAKRRLNQLQAAEIEAQGISATRGPVRDALTLFDENVVLMHASDEVWAALQARDWLKLFVYLRDQWQHVHLVLFGHALVEKLVTPYKSITGHVYRVANEVNPHDEAALDAWLVQDLQAAKLATKPFEPLPVLGVPGWCADNAERAYYEDTNVFRPKRELAIKASK; translated from the coding sequence GTGAACACGACCCGTGCTGGCCTCGCGCTTGGCGATGCCAAAGAAGTGACGTTCGTCCCCCAGTCAGCCCTCCCCGAAGGCCAAGCCTACGAAGACTTCATTTTCAAAACTGGCCAAGTACCCACCCGCGACGGCCTGCACGACTTCTTCAACGGTTTGTGCTGGCATCGCTTCCCACTGGCCAAGCGTCGCCTGAATCAACTGCAAGCCGCTGAGATCGAAGCTCAAGGCATCAGTGCTACACGCGGCCCCGTGCGCGATGCACTCACCTTGTTTGACGAAAACGTCGTGCTCATGCACGCATCCGACGAGGTGTGGGCTGCGTTGCAAGCGCGTGATTGGCTCAAGCTCTTTGTGTACCTCCGTGACCAATGGCAGCACGTTCACCTCGTGTTGTTCGGCCATGCCTTGGTCGAAAAACTCGTCACGCCTTACAAGTCCATCACCGGCCATGTGTACCGCGTGGCCAATGAGGTCAACCCACACGACGAAGCCGCGCTAGATGCGTGGCTGGTGCAAGATCTGCAAGCTGCCAAACTAGCTACTAAACCTTTCGAGCCACTGCCCGTTTTGGGCGTTCCAGGCTGGTGTGCTGACAATGCCGAGCGTGCTTATTACGAAGACACAAATGTGTTTCGTCCTAAGCGTGAATTAGCCATTAAGGCATCCAAATAG
- the htpX gene encoding protease HtpX, whose translation MKRILLFVLTNLAVMVVLGVVASLLGVNRFLTANGLNLSALLGFSLIMGFGGAFISLLMSKPMAKWSTGAHVITQPANQDEAWLVSVVQRLSERAGITMPEVAIYEGEPNAFATGAFKNSALVAVSTGLLQGMTKEEIEAVLGHEIAHVANGDMVTLTLIQGVLNTFVVFLSRVIGYFVDSMLRSKDDESTGPGMGYYITSFVLDILLGFVASMIVAWFSRYREFAADEGSAKLLGNKQPMINALARLNSMQAGELPTSVAAMGITGGLGKLFASHPPLEERIAALQAAR comes from the coding sequence ATGAAACGCATTCTTCTGTTCGTCCTCACCAACCTCGCCGTCATGGTGGTGCTGGGGGTCGTCGCCAGTTTGCTGGGCGTCAACCGCTTTCTCACCGCCAACGGTTTGAACCTGTCTGCCTTGTTGGGCTTCTCGCTCATCATGGGTTTTGGCGGTGCATTTATTTCTCTCTTGATGAGCAAGCCCATGGCCAAGTGGAGCACGGGCGCACACGTCATCACCCAACCCGCCAACCAAGACGAAGCGTGGTTGGTGAGCGTGGTGCAACGCTTGTCTGAGCGCGCTGGCATCACCATGCCTGAAGTCGCCATTTATGAGGGCGAGCCCAACGCGTTTGCCACGGGTGCATTCAAAAATTCAGCCTTAGTGGCCGTGTCTACCGGCTTGCTGCAAGGCATGACCAAAGAAGAAATTGAAGCTGTGTTGGGTCATGAGATTGCCCACGTTGCCAACGGCGACATGGTCACGCTCACGCTCATCCAAGGCGTGCTCAACACCTTTGTGGTGTTCTTGAGCCGCGTCATCGGCTACTTCGTGGACAGCATGTTGCGCAGCAAGGATGACGAGTCCACAGGCCCAGGCATGGGCTACTACATCACCAGCTTTGTGCTCGACATCTTGCTTGGCTTCGTGGCCAGCATGATCGTGGCCTGGTTCAGCCGCTACCGCGAGTTCGCTGCGGATGAAGGTTCTGCCAAGCTCTTGGGTAACAAGCAACCCATGATCAACGCCTTGGCTCGCCTCAACAGCATGCAAGCGGGCGAGCTGCCCACCAGCGTGGCTGCGATGGGCATCACCGGTGGTTTGGGCAAGTTGTTTGCCTCGCACCCACCGTTGGAAGAGCGCATTGCAGCATTGCAAGCGGCGCGCTGA
- a CDS encoding SRPBCC family protein, with protein sequence MSSRSIHLHRVLKTTPEKVYCAFLEVGALAKWLPPYGFTCTVHNLDAKVGGTFRISFHNFGSGNSHSFGGEYLELVPNERIRYNDKFDDANLPGVLEVTVTLKPVICGTELNVTQTGIPEMIPLEMCYLGWQESLEQLAKLVEPDIPG encoded by the coding sequence ATGTCCAGTCGAAGTATTCACCTTCACCGTGTTTTAAAAACGACACCCGAAAAGGTCTATTGCGCTTTTCTAGAAGTTGGTGCTTTGGCCAAGTGGCTGCCGCCCTATGGCTTTACTTGCACGGTGCATAACCTCGATGCAAAAGTAGGCGGCACATTCCGCATTTCGTTTCATAACTTCGGCAGTGGTAACAGCCACTCGTTTGGTGGCGAGTACCTGGAACTCGTGCCCAACGAACGCATTCGCTACAACGACAAGTTTGACGATGCCAACTTGCCAGGCGTGCTGGAGGTGACGGTGACGCTTAAGCCCGTGATCTGCGGCACTGAGTTGAACGTCACCCAAACAGGCATTCCAGAGATGATTCCCTTGGAGATGTGTTACCTCGGATGGCAAGAATCGTTGGAGCAATTGGCCAAACTGGTGGAGCCGGATATTCCGGGCTAA
- the cysK gene encoding cysteine synthase A encodes MKANSVLDTIGHTPHIRINRLFGNTHQVWIKSERTNPGGSIKDRIALAMVEAAEKSGALKAGGTIIEPTSGNTGVGLAMVAAVKGYKLILVMPDSMSIERRRLMLAYGASFDLTPREKGMKGAIARAEELAAQTPGAWIPQQFENPANIEVHTRTTAQEIIADFPEGVDVLITGVGTGGHLTGTAKVLKAKWRKLKVYAVEPTASPVISGGAPAPHPIQGIGAGFIPKNLDTSLLDGVIQVEADAAREMGRRSAAEEGLLVGISSGATLAAIAQKLPEIPAGATVLGFNYDTGERYLSVEGYLPV; translated from the coding sequence ATGAAAGCCAACAGCGTTTTAGACACCATCGGCCACACGCCACACATTCGTATCAACCGCTTGTTTGGCAACACACATCAGGTGTGGATCAAGTCCGAGCGCACCAACCCCGGTGGCTCCATCAAAGACCGCATCGCCTTGGCCATGGTGGAAGCGGCTGAAAAGTCGGGCGCGCTCAAAGCAGGCGGAACCATCATTGAACCGACATCAGGCAACACAGGCGTTGGCTTGGCGATGGTGGCTGCTGTCAAAGGCTACAAACTCATCTTGGTCATGCCCGACAGCATGAGCATTGAGCGTCGCCGCTTGATGCTGGCCTACGGCGCATCGTTTGATTTGACGCCACGCGAAAAAGGCATGAAGGGCGCGATTGCCCGCGCCGAAGAGCTGGCAGCACAAACACCGGGGGCGTGGATCCCACAACAGTTTGAAAACCCCGCCAACATCGAGGTGCACACACGCACCACCGCGCAAGAAATCATCGCGGACTTTCCCGAAGGCGTGGATGTACTCATCACCGGCGTGGGCACAGGCGGCCACTTAACAGGCACAGCCAAAGTGCTCAAAGCCAAGTGGCGCAAACTCAAGGTGTATGCGGTGGAGCCCACAGCCTCGCCCGTCATCTCCGGCGGCGCGCCTGCACCCCACCCCATCCAAGGCATTGGCGCTGGCTTCATTCCTAAGAACTTAGACACATCGTTGCTCGACGGTGTGATTCAAGTCGAAGCTGACGCTGCTCGCGAAATGGGCCGACGCAGCGCTGCTGAAGAAGGTTTGTTGGTGGGTATCTCTTCGGGTGCCACGCTGGCTGCGATTGCACAGAAGCTGCCTGAGATTCCAGCGGGTGCAACCGTGCTGGGCTTTAACTACGACACGGGTGAGCGTTATTTGTCGGTGGAAGGTTATTTGCCGGTTTAA
- a CDS encoding FAD-dependent protein, which translates to MIRLSEIKLPLSALPVEERRAADAPAETEADRQLPPHPIDALRTLAAEALGLSPDAIATLNVFKRSFDARKQNLLVVYIVDITLVDVKQEAALLTKYEKNSHIQPTPDMSWLAPAHAPGDWGKHTGERPVVVGFGPCGIFAALVLAQMGFKPIVIERGTSMRQRTKDTWGLWRKKILNVESNVQFGEGGAGTFSDGKLYSQIKDPRHLGRKVMNEFVRFGAPEEILFTAHPHIGTFKLVKVVEGLREEIIRLGGEVRFEQRVTDVEYGNTSADASSPRAIQALRIHNHATDETYTLPARQVVMALGHSARDTFTMLHRHAVAMEAKPFSVGVRIEHPQGVIDRARWGQHAGHPLLGAADYKLVHHAENGRAVYSFCMCPGGTVVAATSEAGRVVTNGMSQYSRAERNANAGIVVGIDPSDYPTDPAAFEAELGQELGNAVRHTTHDAPGGYHPLAGLVLQRQLEAHAYTLGGSTYEAPAQLVGDFVADRASTALGSVEPSYKPGVKMVSLNSALPDYAITAMREALPVFGKKIKGFDMHDAVMTGVETRTSSPLRIAREDDSLQSPNLAGLYPAGEGAGYAGGILSAGVDGIKVGEAVARQLISSRSHS; encoded by the coding sequence GTGATTCGACTCTCAGAAATCAAACTTCCGCTGTCTGCCCTCCCCGTAGAAGAACGCCGCGCCGCCGATGCGCCAGCCGAAACCGAGGCAGACCGCCAGCTTCCGCCTCACCCGATTGATGCACTTCGCACGCTAGCTGCTGAAGCATTGGGGCTTTCACCTGACGCCATCGCCACGCTGAATGTGTTCAAGCGCAGCTTTGATGCGCGCAAGCAAAACTTGTTGGTGGTCTACATCGTCGACATCACCTTGGTCGATGTAAAGCAAGAAGCTGCGCTGCTGACCAAGTACGAAAAGAACTCACACATTCAACCCACACCCGACATGTCGTGGCTCGCGCCCGCTCATGCGCCGGGCGACTGGGGCAAACACACGGGTGAACGCCCCGTGGTGGTCGGCTTTGGGCCCTGTGGCATTTTTGCGGCGCTGGTGTTGGCGCAAATGGGCTTCAAGCCCATCGTGATTGAGCGCGGCACTAGCATGCGTCAGCGCACCAAAGACACATGGGGTCTGTGGCGCAAAAAGATTTTGAACGTCGAGAGCAATGTGCAGTTTGGCGAAGGTGGCGCAGGCACGTTTTCGGACGGCAAGCTGTACAGCCAAATCAAAGACCCACGCCATTTGGGCCGCAAGGTGATGAACGAGTTTGTGCGCTTTGGTGCGCCCGAAGAAATTTTGTTCACCGCGCACCCACACATCGGCACGTTCAAGCTCGTGAAAGTGGTGGAAGGCTTGCGCGAAGAAATCATCCGCTTAGGCGGTGAAGTGCGTTTCGAACAACGTGTGACCGATGTGGAATACGGCAACACCTCTGCAGACGCGTCATCGCCCAGAGCCATTCAAGCCCTGCGCATTCACAACCACGCCACCGACGAAACCTACACCCTGCCCGCCCGCCAAGTGGTGATGGCGCTGGGCCACAGCGCACGCGATACCTTCACCATGCTGCACCGTCATGCGGTGGCCATGGAAGCCAAACCGTTTTCAGTGGGTGTGCGCATAGAGCACCCGCAAGGCGTGATTGACCGCGCACGTTGGGGCCAACACGCAGGCCACCCTCTGCTGGGCGCTGCCGACTACAAGCTGGTGCACCACGCCGAAAACGGCCGCGCCGTTTACAGCTTTTGCATGTGCCCCGGCGGCACGGTGGTGGCTGCAACCAGCGAAGCAGGCCGCGTGGTGACGAACGGCATGAGCCAATACTCACGCGCTGAGCGCAACGCCAACGCAGGCATCGTGGTGGGCATTGACCCCAGCGACTACCCCACAGACCCCGCCGCCTTTGAAGCCGAATTGGGCCAAGAACTCGGCAACGCCGTGCGCCACACCACGCACGACGCACCCGGTGGCTATCACCCGCTCGCAGGCTTGGTGCTGCAACGCCAACTCGAAGCCCACGCCTACACCTTGGGCGGCAGCACTTACGAAGCGCCCGCACAACTGGTGGGCGACTTTGTGGCTGACCGTGCATCCACCGCCTTGGGCAGTGTGGAACCGTCCTACAAACCGGGTGTGAAGATGGTCAGCTTGAACAGCGCACTGCCTGATTACGCCATCACCGCCATGCGCGAAGCGCTGCCGGTATTCGGTAAAAAAATCAAAGGCTTTGACATGCACGACGCGGTGATGACGGGTGTGGAAACACGCACCTCATCGCCACTGCGCATCGCCCGCGAAGACGACAGCTTGCAAAGCCCCAACCTCGCAGGCCTGTACCCCGCAGGCGAAGGCGCGGGTTATGCAGGCGGCATTTTGTCGGCGGGCGTGGATGGCATTAAAGTCGGTGAAGCCGTCGCACGACAACTCATTTCTTCTAGGAGCCACTCATGA
- a CDS encoding fused MFS/spermidine synthase produces MSDPIPTDGFEQPIVHETALSKSMVFSDIDIQSRMSVARPDELQFEYTRLMMGVLLFQPQPKRVLMVGLGGGSLAKFCYKHLPDAHITVVEINPHVIALRQSFLIPDDDARFQVVQMDAAHFMAQTEQTFDVVFVDGFDQHGMPEQLCSPQFYSDCRRVLNVGGVAVANLHRFSAYRDVYVDRIEAAFDGALWIVNAPGTTNCVVFAMHGFSKDTRLSYSKNKPSHMSKEAWEQISPSVARVFLATQNTTTV; encoded by the coding sequence ATGTCAGACCCCATTCCCACAGACGGCTTTGAGCAACCCATCGTGCATGAAACAGCACTCAGCAAATCGATGGTGTTTTCAGACATCGACATTCAAAGCCGCATGAGCGTGGCGCGACCCGACGAGTTGCAGTTCGAATACACGCGTTTGATGATGGGGGTGTTGTTGTTTCAGCCGCAACCCAAACGCGTGTTGATGGTGGGCTTGGGCGGTGGTTCGTTAGCCAAGTTTTGTTACAAGCATTTGCCTGACGCACACATCACCGTGGTGGAAATCAACCCGCACGTCATCGCGCTGCGCCAAAGCTTCTTAATTCCCGATGACGATGCGCGTTTTCAAGTCGTGCAGATGGATGCGGCCCATTTCATGGCGCAGACCGAGCAAACTTTTGATGTGGTGTTTGTCGATGGCTTTGACCAACACGGCATGCCCGAGCAGTTGTGCTCGCCACAGTTTTATTCAGACTGTCGCCGTGTGTTGAATGTAGGCGGTGTGGCGGTAGCCAACTTGCACAGGTTTAGCGCTTATCGCGATGTGTATGTGGACCGCATCGAAGCGGCGTTTGACGGTGCGTTGTGGATCGTCAATGCGCCGGGTACGACCAACTGTGTGGTGTTTGCGATGCATGGGTTTTCTAAAGACACCAGGCTCAGTTACAGCAAAAACAAGCCTTCACATATGAGCAAAGAGGCATGGGAGCAAATTTCACCCAGTGTGGCGCGGGTGTTTTTGGCCACGCAGAACACAACCACTGTTTAG
- a CDS encoding MBL fold metallo-hydrolase has product MARSTQLPHPHKEPARVLPAATVLLLRDGPEGLEVLMTRRSMTASFAPGAYVFPGGGIDVADAQAHGHAKRRATQSDLHLTQAIAAIRESFEELGILLARHANGQMANTSDIAALDRDAVQGDFAQQCAARGLTLAADEVFVLAHWITDRDLPRRFDVPFLVARMPDAQTPVADEKEQFEPVWVRPADALARHAEGNFFIIYPTIKTLERLQSYTTVDSVLADCATEQPWFTSCPRAGWLGGKEARYMEHEGPFGELALTCPDGQMLHHLDWVTDQPVLLLKNVQRLTAANPGVMTGPGTNSYLVGDPDTGYAAIDPGPADTEHLDRLWRAAGGNIRYIVCTHSHPDHSPGAAPLQAMCTQHGHTPPVLGLASHPSARAASAFTPDREVGDGECLVLQGNGVVHTLRIIHTPGHAANHLCLVLEEDGLLFSGDHVLNGSTTVIDPPDGNMNDYLNSLDKLLAACEQDRIDFILPAHGYVLGNLWDEPHDARACINHLKAHRLKREAKILKVMQQHAEGSMDDWVKQAYDDVPPRLWPVAMRSLLAHVERIRSLA; this is encoded by the coding sequence ATGGCCCGCTCTACCCAACTCCCCCACCCCCACAAAGAACCCGCGCGCGTGTTGCCCGCCGCCACTGTGCTGTTGCTGCGCGATGGTCCGGAAGGTCTAGAAGTGCTGATGACGCGCCGCTCGATGACCGCCAGTTTTGCGCCAGGCGCGTATGTGTTCCCGGGTGGCGGCATTGACGTCGCTGATGCGCAGGCCCACGGCCACGCCAAGCGCCGCGCCACGCAAAGCGATTTGCACCTCACCCAAGCCATTGCGGCCATTCGCGAAAGCTTTGAAGAACTGGGCATCTTGTTAGCCCGTCATGCCAACGGACAAATGGCCAACACCTCTGACATTGCAGCCCTCGATCGCGATGCGGTCCAAGGCGACTTTGCGCAGCAATGCGCCGCACGCGGCCTGACGCTCGCAGCGGACGAGGTGTTTGTACTCGCCCACTGGATCACCGACCGCGACCTGCCCCGCCGCTTTGACGTGCCCTTCCTCGTGGCCCGCATGCCCGATGCACAAACGCCCGTGGCCGACGAAAAAGAGCAGTTCGAGCCAGTCTGGGTGCGCCCTGCCGACGCCTTGGCACGCCACGCTGAGGGCAACTTCTTCATCATCTACCCCACCATCAAAACGCTAGAGCGTTTACAAAGCTACACCACGGTAGACAGCGTGTTGGCCGACTGCGCCACCGAGCAACCCTGGTTCACCAGCTGCCCGCGTGCGGGTTGGTTGGGCGGCAAAGAAGCGCGCTACATGGAACACGAAGGCCCGTTTGGCGAACTGGCCCTCACCTGCCCCGATGGACAAATGCTGCACCACCTCGATTGGGTGACCGATCAACCCGTGTTGCTGTTGAAAAACGTGCAACGCCTCACCGCAGCCAACCCCGGCGTGATGACAGGCCCCGGCACCAACAGCTATTTGGTGGGCGACCCAGACACCGGCTACGCCGCCATCGACCCCGGCCCCGCCGACACTGAACACCTGGACCGTTTGTGGCGTGCCGCAGGCGGCAACATCCGCTACATCGTGTGCACCCATTCGCACCCCGACCACTCGCCGGGCGCGGCACCGTTGCAAGCGATGTGCACCCAGCATGGGCACACGCCGCCCGTTCTTGGCTTGGCGTCACACCCCAGCGCACGTGCAGCCAGCGCGTTCACACCAGACCGAGAAGTCGGTGATGGGGAATGTTTGGTGTTGCAAGGCAACGGTGTCGTGCACACCCTGCGCATCATCCACACCCCCGGCCATGCAGCCAACCACCTGTGCTTGGTGCTGGAAGAAGACGGCCTGCTGTTCAGCGGCGACCATGTGCTCAACGGCAGCACCACCGTGATCGACCCGCCCGATGGCAACATGAACGATTACCTCAACTCGCTAGACAAACTGTTGGCAGCTTGTGAGCAAGACCGCATTGATTTCATCCTGCCCGCACACGGCTATGTGTTGGGCAACTTGTGGGATGAACCGCACGATGCACGCGCCTGCATCAACCACCTCAAAGCACATCGCCTCAAACGCGAAGCCAAAATTTTGAAGGTCATGCAGCAGCACGCCGAAGGCAGCATGGATGATTGGGTCAAACAAGCCTATGACGATGTGCCACCACGTTTGTGGCCGGTGGCCATGCGCTCGTTACTGGCGCATGTGGAGCGCATTCGCAGCCTCGCGTAG
- a CDS encoding tripartite tricarboxylate transporter substrate binding protein codes for MQRRTFKTALGLALTLAALSVPQLATAQAWPTKQPIKMVAVFPPGGSVDQVARILAQQLSLQIGQSVIVENRGGASGAIGTAAVAQAAADGYTFGVVFDTHGVNPSLNPNLPFDTKKDLIPLVLVGTSPMVLATHVNSEYKTFKDVVDAAKAKKNVSFGSIGNGSLGHLAMALLGKDANLEWTHVPYKGGGPLMSDAISGHVPLSIASVFVTKPHIDSGRMRPLAVTSSKRAADLPNVPTIAENGYPGFEAPAWWAVLAPAKTPADIVKRMNEELNKALKNPEVAKKLDAQGIDIMGGTPAVASAFIDKQINVWGKVVKDNGIRAD; via the coding sequence ATGCAACGACGCACATTCAAAACCGCCCTCGGTCTGGCCCTGACTTTGGCCGCACTCAGCGTGCCGCAATTGGCAACGGCCCAAGCTTGGCCGACCAAGCAACCCATCAAGATGGTGGCGGTGTTCCCACCAGGCGGTTCTGTGGACCAAGTGGCGCGCATTTTGGCGCAGCAACTCAGTCTGCAAATTGGCCAAAGCGTGATTGTGGAAAATCGCGGTGGCGCATCGGGCGCTATTGGTACCGCGGCTGTGGCACAGGCCGCTGCTGATGGCTACACCTTCGGTGTGGTGTTTGACACCCACGGCGTGAACCCCAGCCTCAACCCGAACCTGCCGTTTGACACCAAAAAAGATCTGATTCCTTTGGTGTTGGTGGGCACATCGCCCATGGTGTTGGCGACGCATGTCAACTCTGAGTACAAAACCTTCAAAGATGTGGTGGATGCTGCCAAGGCCAAAAAGAACGTGAGCTTTGGCTCGATTGGCAATGGCAGCTTGGGCCACTTGGCCATGGCCTTGTTGGGCAAAGATGCCAACCTGGAATGGACCCACGTGCCCTATAAAGGCGGCGGTCCTTTGATGAGCGATGCCATTTCTGGCCACGTCCCTTTGTCGATTGCCTCAGTGTTTGTGACCAAGCCCCACATCGACAGCGGCCGCATGCGTCCCTTGGCTGTGACATCAAGCAAGCGCGCAGCTGATTTGCCCAATGTGCCCACCATCGCTGAAAACGGCTACCCCGGCTTTGAAGCCCCCGCTTGGTGGGCCGTGTTGGCGCCCGCCAAAACACCGGCTGACATCGTCAAGCGCATGAACGAAGAGCTCAACAAAGCTCTGAAGAACCCCGAGGTGGCTAAGAAGCTTGATGCGCAAGGCATTGACATCATGGGTGGCACGCCCGCAGTGGCCAGCGCTTTCATTGACAAGCAGATCAACGTCTGGGGCAAGGTTGTGAAAGACAACGGCATTCGCGCTGACTGA
- a CDS encoding carboxymuconolactone decarboxylase family protein — protein sequence MRIPAWTPEQKHQPQDLVDAILARRGGELMNLDRALLWSEPVARGWNVHLKNVRTGLSTSRKLCELGICTVALLTGAKYEYHHHAPDFLTAGGTQDQLDALNRVVQGDACQAITDATLNDIERLVVQYAAQMTRNVKVDDALFAAMQARFTTTELVELTTAIATYNMVARFLVALQITPDGEAPR from the coding sequence ATGCGCATTCCAGCCTGGACCCCCGAACAAAAACACCAACCCCAAGACTTGGTCGACGCCATCCTCGCCCGTCGCGGCGGTGAACTGATGAACCTTGACCGCGCGCTGCTGTGGAGCGAGCCCGTGGCACGCGGCTGGAACGTACATCTGAAAAACGTGCGTACCGGCTTATCCACCAGCCGCAAGCTTTGTGAACTGGGCATTTGTACCGTGGCCTTGCTGACCGGCGCCAAGTACGAGTACCACCACCATGCGCCCGACTTCCTCACTGCTGGCGGCACACAAGACCAGCTAGATGCCTTGAACCGTGTGGTGCAAGGCGACGCCTGCCAAGCCATCACCGATGCGACGTTGAACGACATCGAGCGTTTGGTCGTGCAATACGCTGCACAAATGACGCGCAATGTGAAGGTGGACGATGCGCTGTTTGCAGCAATGCAAGCGCGCTTCACCACCACGGAACTGGTGGAACTGACCACCGCCATTGCCACTTACAACATGGTGGCGCGCTTTTTGGTGGCTTTGCAAATCACGCCCGACGGCGAAGCACCCCGTTGA